In Candidatus Roseilinea sp., one DNA window encodes the following:
- a CDS encoding glycosyl transferase family 1, with protein MNVVFDARVIQDHFPGVGRYAFNLLSGLAGALEAGDSLTVLHDPTATNTRYNLAALRMQHNERVTWQEYRCAIFDLRNILRAPIAPVTPATVVHFPYYVRPRATRPPSVTTLFDAIPFLYPKYAPSLRARLSIHILHRIAIGASCRIVTISQSAAHELTRFFPTIAPRLTVIPLAADPAFKPQAESHIARVRAQFDLPSRFALYLGSNKPHKNLERLVEAWQVVISNWRLEIGDSFQSPISNSPSSIPLIIAGHQDPRYPEAQARAQTLGITPWVCFIGSVSDAQAAALYSACELFVYPSLHEGFGLTVLEAMACGAPVACSNCSSLPEVAGEAAMLFDPTQPRAIAEACLRVLHDDTLRAELRARSLERAARFSWRETAHLTMNVYRSALEDARST; from the coding sequence ATGAACGTCGTCTTCGACGCCCGCGTTATCCAAGATCACTTCCCCGGCGTCGGCCGCTACGCTTTCAACTTGCTATCAGGACTGGCAGGAGCACTCGAAGCCGGTGATTCTCTGACTGTGCTGCACGATCCGACTGCTACGAACACGCGCTACAACCTCGCTGCCTTGCGCATGCAGCACAATGAACGTGTCACGTGGCAGGAATATCGCTGCGCGATCTTTGACTTGCGCAACATACTGCGCGCGCCGATTGCGCCTGTGACGCCGGCAACGGTGGTTCACTTCCCCTACTACGTCCGGCCGCGTGCGACGCGCCCGCCATCGGTGACCACGCTCTTCGACGCGATCCCCTTTCTGTACCCGAAATATGCGCCATCGCTGCGCGCCCGGCTCAGCATCCACATACTGCATCGCATCGCAATCGGCGCCTCATGCCGGATCGTCACCATCTCACAGTCGGCGGCGCACGAATTGACGCGCTTCTTCCCCACGATTGCGCCGCGCTTGACCGTCATTCCACTGGCCGCCGATCCGGCCTTCAAGCCCCAAGCCGAATCACACATCGCGCGCGTCCGCGCTCAGTTCGACCTGCCGTCGCGCTTCGCGCTCTATCTCGGGAGCAACAAACCGCATAAGAATTTGGAGCGATTGGTCGAGGCTTGGCAAGTAGTGATTAGTAATTGGAGATTGGAGATTGGAGATTCATTTCAATCTCCAATCTCCAATTCCCCATCTTCCATTCCCCTCATCATCGCCGGCCACCAAGACCCGCGCTACCCGGAAGCGCAGGCGCGCGCGCAAACGCTGGGCATCACACCCTGGGTATGCTTCATCGGCAGCGTGAGCGACGCGCAGGCTGCGGCGCTGTATTCGGCCTGCGAACTGTTCGTCTACCCTTCGCTGCACGAGGGGTTCGGTTTGACCGTGCTGGAGGCAATGGCCTGCGGCGCGCCGGTGGCCTGCTCAAACTGCTCGTCGCTGCCGGAGGTCGCCGGCGAGGCCGCGATGCTGTTCGACCCAACGCAACCGCGCGCGATCGCAGAAGCATGCCTGCGCGTGTTGCACGACGACACCTTGCGCGCCGAACTGCGCGCCCGCAGCCTTGAGCGAGCCGCGCGGTTCAGTTGGCGCGAGACGGCCCATCTGACGATGAACGTCTATCGCAGCGCGCTCGAAGACGCACGTTCGACTTGA
- a CDS encoding dolichol-phosphate mannosyltransferase — MRVLVVLPTYNEAENIALLIPELLALPLDICVVDDASPDGTGRIADDWAAREPRVHVMHRAGKLGLGTAYVAGFHFALDRGYDAALTMDADFSHHPRYIPIMLRAIEHADLVIGSRYVSGGDVLYPFHRRFLSKTANLIARAALGLKPHDCTAGFRLYRAAVLQTVPIDSVFSNGYSFLIEMLNLVQGFGFSIVEVPIIFEDRTRGQSKISSTEIVRAAYTVSRLSYRRLRDRLIGSPEARRSPHRP; from the coding sequence GTGCGCGTCCTCGTCGTCCTGCCCACCTACAACGAAGCCGAAAACATCGCCTTACTCATCCCTGAGCTGCTGGCGTTGCCGCTCGACATTTGCGTGGTGGACGACGCCTCACCGGACGGCACCGGCCGCATTGCCGACGACTGGGCAGCGCGCGAACCGCGCGTCCACGTGATGCATCGCGCCGGCAAGCTCGGCTTGGGGACGGCCTACGTGGCCGGCTTTCACTTCGCGCTGGATCGCGGCTACGATGCTGCGCTGACGATGGACGCCGACTTCTCGCATCATCCACGTTATATCCCGATAATGCTGCGCGCCATCGAGCACGCCGACCTGGTCATCGGCTCGCGCTACGTGTCCGGCGGCGACGTGCTGTATCCCTTTCATCGGCGCTTCCTGAGCAAGACGGCCAATTTGATCGCGCGCGCTGCGCTTGGGCTGAAACCGCATGACTGCACGGCCGGCTTTCGGCTCTACCGCGCTGCAGTGCTGCAGACCGTGCCGATTGATTCAGTCTTCTCCAACGGCTACTCCTTCCTCATTGAAATGCTGAACCTGGTGCAAGGCTTCGGCTTCAGCATCGTCGAGGTGCCGATCATCTTCGAGGACCGAACGCGCGGCCAGTCGAAGATCTCCTCCACCGAGATCGTGCGCGCAGCCTACACGGTATCTCGGTTGTCCTATCGCCGCTTGCGCGACCGGCTGATCGGATCGCCGGAGGCGCGACGTTCGCCGCACCGGCCATGA
- a CDS encoding restriction endonuclease, giving the protein MTTAPIAPVETRAEAPAPSTRPRPRQGEWTYEDYLALPDDGNRYEIIDGVLYVANAPSYNHQFTVGELFAQLRQHVKERGLGVVITAPFEVHLPGIAKPVQPDVLFIAAARQPPAGARFFEGAPDLIIEVVSPGSMRLDHYVKFGAYERAGVREYWIADPRTRAVVVYALGAGEESALEYALFGAFGPGEQIRSSILPDLAIALDPLFIPA; this is encoded by the coding sequence ATGACCACTGCGCCCATCGCTCCGGTCGAAACGCGCGCCGAAGCGCCTGCGCCGTCCACCCGCCCCCGGCCGCGCCAGGGCGAATGGACTTACGAAGATTACCTTGCGCTGCCCGACGACGGCAATCGCTACGAGATCATTGACGGAGTGCTCTACGTGGCCAACGCACCTTCCTACAACCACCAATTCACCGTTGGCGAGCTATTCGCACAGTTGCGCCAACACGTCAAAGAGCGCGGGTTGGGCGTTGTCATCACCGCACCGTTCGAAGTGCACTTGCCGGGCATCGCGAAGCCGGTGCAACCCGACGTGCTGTTCATCGCTGCGGCGCGACAACCGCCCGCCGGTGCCCGCTTCTTCGAGGGCGCACCCGACCTGATCATTGAGGTCGTTTCGCCCGGTTCGATGCGCCTGGATCACTACGTCAAATTCGGCGCCTACGAGCGCGCCGGGGTGCGCGAATACTGGATCGCCGATCCCCGGACGCGAGCGGTTGTGGTTTACGCCCTGGGAGCAGGCGAAGAAAGCGCGCTTGAGTATGCCTTGTTCGGCGCGTTCGGCCCCGGCGAGCAAATCCGATCCAGTATCCTGCCCGATCTGGCAATCGCGCTCGACCCGCTCTTCATCCCCGCATAG
- the acoB gene encoding TPP-dependent acetoin dehydrogenase complex, E1 protein subunit beta, whose product MRTLTYSEAINEALREEMARDPSVFIMGEDVGVMGGVFGVTQGLIQQFGEERVRDTPISETAIIGAALGAAMMGMRPVVEIMFGDFLGCAGDQIINQVAKARYMSGGKARVPLTIRVTTGAPGAAAAQHSQSPESWFMNIPGIKIVAPATPADAKGLLKSAIRGEDPVLFFEHKMLYAAKGEVPEGDDYTVEFGQANVLREGHDVTVIAIGGMLPHALAAADALAQAQPAISCEVIDPRTLVPLDAPTLVASVKKTGRVVIAHEAHKRSGPGAEIAALLAEHALDYLDAPIRRVAAKNVPLPYAPALEQFVLPGEGDIVMAIKEVLR is encoded by the coding sequence ATGCGAACCCTGACCTACAGCGAGGCGATCAACGAAGCACTGCGCGAGGAGATGGCGCGCGACCCCAGCGTGTTCATCATGGGCGAAGACGTCGGCGTGATGGGTGGTGTGTTCGGCGTGACGCAAGGCCTGATTCAGCAATTCGGCGAGGAACGCGTGCGCGATACGCCGATCAGCGAAACCGCCATCATCGGCGCAGCGCTGGGCGCGGCCATGATGGGCATGCGGCCGGTCGTCGAGATCATGTTCGGCGACTTCCTAGGCTGCGCTGGCGATCAGATCATCAACCAAGTCGCCAAGGCGCGCTACATGAGCGGCGGCAAAGCCCGCGTGCCGTTGACGATTCGCGTCACCACTGGCGCGCCCGGCGCAGCTGCTGCCCAACACTCGCAAAGCCCCGAGTCGTGGTTCATGAACATCCCCGGCATCAAGATCGTCGCTCCGGCCACACCGGCCGATGCCAAAGGGCTGCTCAAGAGCGCCATCCGCGGCGAAGACCCGGTGCTGTTCTTCGAGCACAAGATGCTGTATGCGGCCAAGGGCGAAGTGCCGGAGGGGGATGATTACACCGTCGAATTCGGCCAAGCCAATGTGCTGCGCGAAGGCCACGACGTCACCGTCATCGCCATCGGCGGAATGCTGCCACACGCGCTGGCCGCTGCCGACGCGCTGGCGCAAGCGCAGCCGGCGATCTCGTGCGAAGTGATTGACCCGCGTACGCTCGTGCCGTTGGACGCGCCGACGCTCGTCGCCAGCGTCAAGAAGACCGGCCGCGTCGTGATCGCGCACGAAGCGCACAAGCGCAGCGGCCCCGGCGCCGAGATCGCCGCCTTGCTCGCCGAACACGCCCTTGACTATCTCGACGCGCCCATCCGGCGCGTGGCCGCCAAGAACGTGCCGCTGCCCTATGCCCCGGCGCTGGAGCAGTTCGTCCTGCCCGGCGAAGGTGATATAGTCATGGCTATCAAGGAGGTGCTGCGATGA